Genomic segment of Acidimicrobiia bacterium:
GCAGCCGGCCAGTAGCGCACGGCCTCCGATCGGGGAAGCCTCGGTGCCACGATCGGGACGTTCCGAACCATGTAGCCGAGGAAGATGCCGACCGCGACCACCACAACCAGCAGCCCGGCGGCTCGCGAGCCGACGACCGCTTGGCTGCGCCCCGCGACCTCGCCGGGCCGCGTCGCGACCGGCAGATCCGCCCGGGCCTCCCCGCCCCAATCGCTCGAAACGGCACCGGTTCCCACCGTTGCGCCGCCTTCCTGGTTCTTGTTCAGCGGAGCCTACGCCGCGATCTCCGGAACCGGTGCCCGTGTCGACGCGCGCGCGGCGTTCTTGAGAGCATGACGCTCGTGATCCGGACCCGCGCTGTTCTCGATCAGATCCCCGCCTACGTACCTGGCCGCTCCGTCGAAGCCGTGGCGGCCGAGCACGGGATCACCGACGTGGTGAAGCTGGCGTCGAACGAGGCGCCCTTCGGCCCGCTGCCGGCGGCGCGTGCCGCGGTTGCCGACGCGATCGCGGGCGTCAACCGGTATCCCGACGACCGCAACGCGGCGCTCACCGACGCGCTCGCGGCGCGCTACGAGGTGGACCCGTCGCAGGTGCTCATCGGCGCGGGCTCGGTCGACCTGTGCCGGCTCGCGTTCGCGGCCACGATCGATGCGGGCGACGAAGTGGTGTTCGCGTGGCCGTCGTTCGAGATGTACCCGATCCTGGCGCAGCAGGTGGGCGCCGTTGCCGTGCGCGTCCCGTTGCGCGACCAGACCCACGACCTCGACGCAATGACCGATGCGCTCAGCGAGCGCACACGGCTCGTGTTCGTGTGTAACCCGAACAACCCCACCGGTACGGCTGTGGATCGTGCAGCGATGACGCGCTTTCTCGAGCGCGTTCCGTCGGACTGCTTCGTCGTGCTCGACGAGGCATATCGGGAGTTCGTGACGGCTGCCGACTTTCCCGACGGTCTCGACATGCTCGCGGCGCACGACAACGTCGCCGTGCTGCGCACGTTCTCGAAGGCATACGGGCTGGCGGCGCTGCGCGTGGGCTACGCCATCGCGCATCCCGATGTGATCGGCGTGCTGCGGAAGGTCGCGATGCCGTTCC
This window contains:
- the hisC gene encoding histidinol-phosphate transaminase, which produces MTLVIRTRAVLDQIPAYVPGRSVEAVAAEHGITDVVKLASNEAPFGPLPAARAAVADAIAGVNRYPDDRNAALTDALAARYEVDPSQVLIGAGSVDLCRLAFAATIDAGDEVVFAWPSFEMYPILAQQVGAVAVRVPLRDQTHDLDAMTDALSERTRLVFVCNPNNPTGTAVDRAAMTRFLERVPSDCFVVLDEAYREFVTAADFPDGLDMLAAHDNVAVLRTFSKAYGLAALRVGYAIAHPDVIGVLRKVAMPFRVNGLAQVAALASLGAHDEMRERVDGVIAERARLARTLAHLGLTASPSEANFLWLDVPEQAAALGEFSERRGVVLRVFAGVGVRITVGTPAEDDRVVKVLEGAIAEGVV